The Kitasatospora kifunensis genome contains the following window.
CAGCTCCAGTGGGCCGGGCTGCCGGGCACCGCCGTGAACGGGCGGACCGGCTGGCTGTCGTGTTCGAGGTAGAGGTCGAGGGTGTTGTTGTCGAGGCGTACGGCGGCGAGGGCGGGCAGCGGGCGGCTCTGCTCGGCGATGGCGGCCGCGAGGGTGCGCAGGGCGCGGTCGATCAGGGCCGCGCCGACCGGGTCCTCGCTGGCGCGAAGGCGCTGCTCGAATTCGGCGAGCTGGGCGGCGGCCTGGTCGACCGGGTCGAGCGGCGTGCGGCCGGCCGGGCGGGGCTTGGGCATGCGGATTCGCTCGCCGCGGCGGCGGCCTCGCTGCTGCTGCATGCGTCGGGCCGCGAGGACGAGCAGGATGCCTGCGGCGCCCAGGCCTCCCCAGCTGGCGATGGCGGCGATGTCGACCGAGGAGTCCTCAGCCGCGACCGGGGCGGTGCGCACGGTCTGAGTGCTGGCGGACGGTGCCGGTCGCGGGGTGCTGGTGCTCACCTTCGCGGTGGGGCTGGATGCTGGGGCCGTGCTGGCGGCGGGCGGCGGCGTGGCGGTGCGGGGTGTCGGGACCGCAGTGGCGGCGGCCTGCGCGGATGCACTGGGTTGGGGGGTGCTGGCCGCGGGCGACGGTGTGGCTGGCGCAGGGGTGGCTGGCGTGGTGGTGGCGGGTGTGGGCGTCGCGGGTTCTGCCGCCGGGGCCGGGACAGGGGTGGCCGGGGCGGGAGCGGCGGCGGCCGGCGGCCCGGGCTGCTGCTGCGTCACCGTCGGGATGATGACCTTCCAGCCCGGGCGGATCAGGTCCGGGTCGTGGAAGAGCGTGCCGTCCGTCATGGTGTGGCCGTCGTTGAGGTTGGCGATCTGGGTCCAGTCGCTGGAGTCGCCGAGGCTGCGTTGGGCGATGGCCGTCAGGGTGTCGCCCGGCTGCACGGTCACGCTGGTGGCGGCCGCTGTGGCGTCGGTTTCGGTCGCGGTTCCCGGCAGGGTGAGCACCCAGCCGGGCTGGATCTCTCCGGTCGCCCGGAAGATGGAGCCGTCGACCATGGTGTGGCCTTCGTTGAGGTCGGCGATCTCGTGCCAGCGCGTTCCGTCTCCGAGTTCGTGCTCGGCGATCGACCACAGGCTGTCGGCCGGGCTGGAGTCGCGGACCGTGTAGGTGCGGTGGGTGCTCTGGGAGGAGCTGCTCTGGTCCGATGCCGTGGTGGCCGACTGCTTGGTGGGGACGGCGGCCGCCGTCGCGGCGACCCGTGCAGAGGTCGGCTGCGGGGCAGTGGCGGCGGCGCCGGTGGCGGCGAACGCGCCGCCCGCGGTGGGCAGCAGGATCAGGATGCCGCCGATCAGGCCGGCGGCGGCCCGCTGGCTCAGGCCGAAGCCGGGGAGCTTGATGCGGGGCGCGGTGCGCCCGCGCAGCTGCGCCGGGATCTCCAGCAGGGTGGCGATGGCGAACTGGGCCCAGGCGATCCAGCCGACGGCGGCGAGCACGAGAAGGGCGAGGCCGCCGGTGTCCTGCTGGGTGAGCAGGTCGCTCGGGGAGCCCAGGCTCTGCAGGCCGAGGGGCAGCAGCGCGCGGGTGGCGACGTACAGGGCGATCGGCAGTGCGGCGAGCAGGGCGATCAGTGCGAGCAGGGAGGCCAGGCAGCGCAGGAGGTCGGCCGCCCAGCTGGTGCGGCGGGCGGGGTGGCGGGGCATTAGGGGACCTCCGGGCCGTTGACTCCGTAGATGAGGGTGGCGGTCGCCTTGCCGTGGACGTCGAGGCTGCTGATACCCATGAGGCTGAAGAACTTCGTCTGGTAGGCCGGGCCGTTGACCGTCACGACGATCTGGCGGCCGCCGTCGGTCACGGACGCGTCGCCCGTCGCACCGGCGGCCGCCAGGTAGGACTGCGCTGCGGCGACGGCCTTGCCCGGGTCGACGACGATGGCGGTGCCGGTGATCGCCTGCCCGGCGTCGAGCTGCTGGCCGGCGGTGCGGGCGGCCTCCTGTGCGACGCGGTTGGCGCGTTCGGTGGCACGGATCTTGCCGCCGCCGTCGACGGTCAGGCCGATGATGAGCAGCAGGGCCGGGACGACGATCGCGCAGTAGATCGCGATGCTGCCGGCGTCCCGCGGGAGCTCGTTGGGGCTGGTGCGGGTCATGGGCGCTCCACGTACCGGTCGATGGCGGAGGTGAACGTCGACCTGACGGTGTGGGTGCCGGGTGCGCCGGGGAAGGCGAGGTCGCTCAGGGCGACCTGGCAGACGACGGTGGCGGTGGCGGTGCCGCCGGTGCCTGTGGGGCCCATCTGGATCCGGACCGTCACCGAGGGGGTCGAGGTGCAGTGCAGGCCCTGCTGGGCCAGGCTCGCGCTGGCGGCGCTGGTGGCCGCTCCTGTTGCCTGGTTGGGGTCGCGGGCGATCGAGGCGTCGCGGGCGGCGTCCTCGGCGGCCGAGTCGACTGCCTGGCCCGCCAGGGCGATCCGGCCGGCGGTGAGGGCGAGCAGGACGAGCAGGAGTAGGACCGGGACGAGGATCGCGGCCTCGATGGCGACGCTTCCCTCGTCCCGGCCCTGCCTGCGGGTGGTGTGGCGACTCATCAGTTGGTGGTCCAGTGCTCTCTCGGCGCGGAGGCGCTCTGGTCGATCGTCAGGCCGCCGAAGAAGGGCAGCAGGCTGGGGGCTCGGCCGGTGACCTTGATCGTGATGCGGTCGGCTGTCGAGTCCGGTCCTGGGTAGGCGTGCGCGTCCAGCAGGGAGGTTCCGGCCGTCTGGCTGAGCATCTCGTTGGCCTGGTCGGCGCCGGCCTGCGGTGAGGACTGGTAACCGCGGCCGGCGGCGACGCCGGTGCGTGCGGCTGCGAGTGCGATCTCGCGGGCGTAGTACCAGGTGCTGCCTTGAACAACCATGATCGTGATCAGGATGACGGCCGGGAAGACGATCGCCATCTGAATGGAGACGTCTCCCCGGTCGTCCCCGAGATCGGGCCGCCGCCGCTGGCGGCGGCCCGCCTCCCCCTTGGACTGCACAGCCGCTCGAATGCTCACTGCCCCGCGAGCTTGCCGTTGTACTTCGTCGCGAGCACGGCGATCGTCCCGGCGATCAGGAGGGCCAGCGCGATGGCCGCGACCCAGATGATGACGGTGGTGATGCTGACGTCACCGCGCTCGGGGTCTTCCTCGCGCAGCTGCGTGAGGCGGCCGCTGAGGACTTCGATCACCGTGAGCAGGGACAGCATCCCCAGTGGCGCGGCGGTGCGGATCTTCTTCATGGGTTTCCCTCCGGTGGGTCGTGCGGGTGTCAGGCAGGTGGTCAGGACTGGATCATGCGGATCAAGGACGGGAAGGCGATCAGGGCCATGACCAGGACGGCCATCAGGGCGCCGGGGGCGGTCATGGCCTCGGAGGCCTTGTTCGCCTCCTCCTTCTCGCCGGCCATCAACTCGACTCGCATGCTCTTCGCGCGGCTGCGGAGCGTGGTGTAGACGGCCGCGCCGTCGTTCGCGGACAGGCGCATGATGTCGGCGCAGTCGGCGAGCACCGGCAGGTCGATGTCGGCGGCCAGCGCTGTCAGCCCTTCCCACGGGGCGACCTTGTCGACCCGGGCCCGGGCGAGTGCCTGCTGCAGGCGCAGGAAGCACCAGCCCTCGGCGACTGCGGCGGCCTTCTCCAGGGCTTCGGCCGGTCCGGCGTCTCCGGCGCGCTCCAGCGCGACGAGCTCCAGGTAGGCCGCGACTGCGTGCGCGAACTCCTGCCGGGCGCGCTTGGCCTGGTCGCGCAGGGCGAGGTCCGGCACGAACCACAGGCCTGCGGCGAGCAGGAGTGAGACGAGCACCGGGATGGGCAGCAGCACCGGCAGGCCGAGGAGCGACCAGAAGGCGCCCACCATCGCGGGCAGCAGCAGGCCCATGAAGGCCAGCGCGACCTTGGTCAGGATGAACTTGCCCGCGCTCTGTCCGACCAGGGCCAGGTTCGAGCGGGGGATGCTGACGCCGGGCAGGCCCTGCAGGCGGGTGACCAGCCAGGCCCCGACTCGCTCGTCCTGGGTGAGTTCCTGCTGGTCGGTGCGCGGGTTGTTGATCCGGTCCAGGGTGAGGGCGAGGTGGGGCTGGGGGCGGACCAGAGCGCGCACGAGCAGGGCGAGGCCTGCGCCGGCGAGAGCGCCGCCGATGACGCCGAGGGGGGAGACGATCATCGGGTGCCTCCCTGCACTGCAGTGGTGAGCTGGGGTTCGGCCATGGCCGTCTTGACGACGGAGCGGGGGTCGCGGGCGAGGAAGCGCGGGGTGGGCCGGTAGTTGGCCAGGGAGCGCATCCAGCTGAGGACGCCGATGAAGGCGAGCAGGAGCACGGTCAGGACGATCTGTCCGAGGAAGGTCCCGTAGGGCTGGACGTAGTCGTGCGCGAACGAGCCGAGGACGACGATGGCGATGGTCATGCCCGTCAGCCACTTGAGGGTGGTGCGGGGCTTGGCCCGGTCGGCCTCGACGTCGCGGCGCTGGCGCACCTCCTCGCGGACCGATTCGGCGAGGTCGGAGAGGGCTTGGGCGAGCCCGGGCCCGCTGTCCTCGATCTTGAGCATGATGGCGGAGACGACCTTGTCCGCGGTGGAGTCGTTCAGGGCGTTCCCGAACTCCCGCAGGGCGTCCGTGGAGCGCCAGCCGGACAGGATCCGCGCGGCGAGCTCGCCGACCTCGCTCTGCAGTGCGGCCGGAGCGTTCTTGCGGCTGGTGACGATCGCCTGCTCCAGGCCGACGCCGAGCAGCAGCACATCGGCCAGGCGGCGGGTCCACTCGGCGAGGGCGTCCAGCTGTGCGATCCGGTGCTTGGTGGTCCCGGCCGCGGCCAGGAGCCACGGCAGGCCGGCGACGACGAG
Protein-coding sequences here:
- a CDS encoding TadE/TadG family type IV pilus assembly protein is translated as MTRTSPNELPRDAGSIAIYCAIVVPALLLIIGLTVDGGGKIRATERANRVAQEAARTAGQQLDAGQAITGTAIVVDPGKAVAAAQSYLAAAGATGDASVTDGGRQIVVTVNGPAYQTKFFSLMGISSLDVHGKATATLIYGVNGPEVP
- a CDS encoding TadE/TadG family type IV pilus assembly protein, which encodes MSRHTTRRQGRDEGSVAIEAAILVPVLLLLVLLALTAGRIALAGQAVDSAAEDAARDASIARDPNQATGAATSAASASLAQQGLHCTSTPSVTVRIQMGPTGTGGTATATVVCQVALSDLAFPGAPGTHTVRSTFTSAIDRYVERP
- a CDS encoding TadE family protein, with amino-acid sequence MAIVFPAVILITIMVVQGSTWYYAREIALAAARTGVAAGRGYQSSPQAGADQANEMLSQTAGTSLLDAHAYPGPDSTADRITIKVTGRAPSLLPFFGGLTIDQSASAPREHWTTN
- a CDS encoding type II secretion system F family protein, encoding MTRILLGLLAGLLVTGGLVGAVAGMVGTTAPPVPGPASRWRAALASSERETRARAQARLRLVCSAVAGLLLWAATGWFILAVLAVLVVAGLPWLLAAAGTTKHRIAQLDALAEWTRRLADVLLLGVGLEQAIVTSRKNAPAALQSEVGELAARILSGWRSTDALREFGNALNDSTADKVVSAIMLKIEDSGPGLAQALSDLAESVREEVRQRRDVEADRAKPRTTLKWLTGMTIAIVVLGSFAHDYVQPYGTFLGQIVLTVLLLAFIGVLSWMRSLANYRPTPRFLARDPRSVVKTAMAEPQLTTAVQGGTR